A stretch of the Nicotiana tabacum cultivar K326 chromosome 6, ASM71507v2, whole genome shotgun sequence genome encodes the following:
- the LOC107808121 gene encoding carbon catabolite repressor protein 4 homolog 5 isoform X1, whose amino-acid sequence MHLSRFTYSSDKGLSTPYAPPKFKSPGNMGRIGDGRYPPAEQPSRSSASKRSRTSQFDVGQHRSKKKQRGTIRQTETETETLTLNHTSTSYTRTYATSSTFSYNRRKEKRHKGKSKRTSAEDKRKWVYSTHDVSPYLDRVVFMSYNILGVKNAANHEDLYHNVAPKYLDWDYRKRLIRKEIREYNPGIMCFQEVDCYDDLDYLLQKEGFKGVYQARTGDACDGCAIFWNRELFDLLHEESIEFQEFDLRNNVCQLCVFKMNVKNSSKDMGASNSESISSRSFVVGNIHVLFNPNRGDIKLGQVRLFLESAQRLSLEWGDIPVVLAGDLNSMPQSAMYQFLTSSKLDIQMHERKQISGQIYPSQNRSFKSSFIYRWSDEELRLATGTGASHLIHQLQLRSAYAGVPGSSGTRDNSGEPLVTSYHSKFMGTVDYIWHTTDFVPVRVLDTLPIDVLSRTRGLPSKKWGSDHLALVCELAFTDGGSET is encoded by the exons ATGCATCTTTCACGTTTCACATATTCGTCCGATAAAGGGTTAAGTACGCCGTACGCGCCGCCAAAATTCAAATCTCCCGGCAACATGGGCCGAATCGGCGACGGAAGATACCCACCGGCGGAGCAACCTTCTCGGTCTTCCGCTTCAAAGAGAAGTAGAACTAGTCAATTCGACGTCGGTCAACACCGTAGCAAAAAGAAGCAAAGAGGAACAATACGTCAAACTGAGACTGAAACTGAAACCCTAACCCTGAATCATACTTCCACTTCTTATACCCGTACATATGCAACTTCCTCCACTTTTTCGTACAATAGGCGCAAAGAAAAACGGcataaaggaaaatcaaagaggaCGAGTGCAGAGGATAAGCGCAAGTGGGTTTATTCTACTCACGATGTTTCCCCATATCTAG ATAGAGTTGTTTTTATGTCGTATAATATACTAGGGGTAAAAAATGCAGCTAACCATGAGGATCTATACCACAATGTTGCTCCAAAGTATTTGGATTGGGACTACCGCAAGCGGCTTATTCGCAAGGAAATTAGAGAATATAATCCGGGTATAATGTGTTTCCAG GAGgttgattgttatgatgatttagaTTATCTCCTCCAGAAAGAGGGCTTCAAAGGGGTTTATCAG GCTCGTACAGGTGATGCATGTGATGGTTGTGCGATATTTTGGAACAGAGAACT ATTTGACCTTCTGCACGAGGAGAGCATAGAATTCCAGGAGTTTGATCTACGCAATAATGTTTGCCAACTTTGTGTtttcaag ATGAACGTGAAGAACTCAAGTAAGGATATGGGTGCTTCAAATTCGGA GAGTATATCATCACGAAGCTTTGTGGTTGGCAATATTCATGTACTCTTCAACCCCAACCGTGGAGACATTAAGTTGGGGCAG GTTAGACTGTTTCTTGAGAGTGCCCAAAGGCTATCACTAGAATGGGGTGATATACCAGTTGTGCTTGCTGGAGATCTTAATAGTATGCCCCAG AGTGCAATGTATCAGTTTTTGACTTCAAGTAAG TTggacatccaaatgcatgaacgGAAGCAAATTTCTGGCCAAATCTATCCATCGCAAAATAGAAGCTTCAAGTCAAG CTTTATTTATAGATGGAGTGATGAGGAGCTAAGGCTTGCTACCGGGACAGGAGCTAGTCACCTGATACATCAATTACAGCTGCGCAGTGCCTATGCTGGAGTTCCT GGAAGCTCTGGAACCAGGGACAACTCTGGAGAACCCTTGGTGACATCATATCACTCCAAGTTTATGGGGACTGTTGACTATATATG GCACACAACAGATTTTGTTCCAGTAAGAGTTCTTGATACCTTACCTATTGATGTTTTAAGCAGAACAAGAGGGCTTCCTAGTAAG AAATGGGGAAGTGATCATCTTGCTCTAGTTTGCGAGCTGGCTTTTACTGATGGAGGCAGTGAGACTTGA
- the LOC107808121 gene encoding carbon catabolite repressor protein 4 homolog 5 isoform X6, which translates to MHLSRFTYSSDKGLSTPYAPPKFKSPGNMGRIGDGRYPPAEQPSRSSASKRSRTSQFDVGQHRSKKKQRGTIRQTETETETLTLNHTSTSYTRTYATSSTFSYNRRKEKRHKGKSKRTSAEDKRKWVYSTHDVSPYLDRVVFMSYNILGVKNAANHEDLYHNVAPKYLDWDYRKRLIRKEIREYNPGIMCFQEVDCYDDLDYLLQKEGFKGVYQARTGDACDGCAIFWNRELFDLLHEESIEFQEFDLRNNVCQLCVFKMNVKNSSKDMGASNSESISSRSFVVGNIHVLFNPNRGDIKLGQVRLFLESAQRLSLEWGDIPVVLAGDLNSMPQSAMYQFLTSSKLDIQMHERKQISGQIYPSQNRSFKSRWSDEELRLATGTGASHLIHQLQLRSAYAGVPKWGSDHLALVCELAFTDGGSET; encoded by the exons ATGCATCTTTCACGTTTCACATATTCGTCCGATAAAGGGTTAAGTACGCCGTACGCGCCGCCAAAATTCAAATCTCCCGGCAACATGGGCCGAATCGGCGACGGAAGATACCCACCGGCGGAGCAACCTTCTCGGTCTTCCGCTTCAAAGAGAAGTAGAACTAGTCAATTCGACGTCGGTCAACACCGTAGCAAAAAGAAGCAAAGAGGAACAATACGTCAAACTGAGACTGAAACTGAAACCCTAACCCTGAATCATACTTCCACTTCTTATACCCGTACATATGCAACTTCCTCCACTTTTTCGTACAATAGGCGCAAAGAAAAACGGcataaaggaaaatcaaagaggaCGAGTGCAGAGGATAAGCGCAAGTGGGTTTATTCTACTCACGATGTTTCCCCATATCTAG ATAGAGTTGTTTTTATGTCGTATAATATACTAGGGGTAAAAAATGCAGCTAACCATGAGGATCTATACCACAATGTTGCTCCAAAGTATTTGGATTGGGACTACCGCAAGCGGCTTATTCGCAAGGAAATTAGAGAATATAATCCGGGTATAATGTGTTTCCAG GAGgttgattgttatgatgatttagaTTATCTCCTCCAGAAAGAGGGCTTCAAAGGGGTTTATCAG GCTCGTACAGGTGATGCATGTGATGGTTGTGCGATATTTTGGAACAGAGAACT ATTTGACCTTCTGCACGAGGAGAGCATAGAATTCCAGGAGTTTGATCTACGCAATAATGTTTGCCAACTTTGTGTtttcaag ATGAACGTGAAGAACTCAAGTAAGGATATGGGTGCTTCAAATTCGGA GAGTATATCATCACGAAGCTTTGTGGTTGGCAATATTCATGTACTCTTCAACCCCAACCGTGGAGACATTAAGTTGGGGCAG GTTAGACTGTTTCTTGAGAGTGCCCAAAGGCTATCACTAGAATGGGGTGATATACCAGTTGTGCTTGCTGGAGATCTTAATAGTATGCCCCAG AGTGCAATGTATCAGTTTTTGACTTCAAGTAAG TTggacatccaaatgcatgaacgGAAGCAAATTTCTGGCCAAATCTATCCATCGCAAAATAGAAGCTTCAAGTCAAG ATGGAGTGATGAGGAGCTAAGGCTTGCTACCGGGACAGGAGCTAGTCACCTGATACATCAATTACAGCTGCGCAGTGCCTATGCTGGAGTTCCT AAATGGGGAAGTGATCATCTTGCTCTAGTTTGCGAGCTGGCTTTTACTGATGGAGGCAGTGAGACTTGA
- the LOC107808121 gene encoding carbon catabolite repressor protein 4 homolog 5 isoform X3, with protein MHLSRFTYSSDKGLSTPYAPPKFKSPGNMGRIGDGRYPPAEQPSRSSASKRSRTSQFDVGQHRSKKKQRGTIRQTETETETLTLNHTSTSYTRTYATSSTFSYNRRKEKRHKGKSKRTSAEDKRKWVYSTHDVSPYLDRVVFMSYNILGVKNAANHEDLYHNVAPKYLDWDYRKRLIRKEIREYNPGIMCFQEVDCYDDLDYLLQKEGFKGVYQARTGDACDGCAIFWNRELFDLLHEESIEFQEFDLRNNVCQLCVFKMNVKNSSKDMGASNSESISSRSFVVGNIHVLFNPNRGDIKLGQVRLFLESAQRLSLEWGDIPVVLAGDLNSMPQSAMYQFLTSSKLDIQMHERKQISGQIYPSQNRSFKSRWSDEELRLATGTGASHLIHQLQLRSAYAGVPGSSGTRDNSGEPLVTSYHSKFMGTVDYIWHTTDFVPVRVLDTLPIDVLSRTRGLPSKKWGSDHLALVCELAFTDGGSET; from the exons ATGCATCTTTCACGTTTCACATATTCGTCCGATAAAGGGTTAAGTACGCCGTACGCGCCGCCAAAATTCAAATCTCCCGGCAACATGGGCCGAATCGGCGACGGAAGATACCCACCGGCGGAGCAACCTTCTCGGTCTTCCGCTTCAAAGAGAAGTAGAACTAGTCAATTCGACGTCGGTCAACACCGTAGCAAAAAGAAGCAAAGAGGAACAATACGTCAAACTGAGACTGAAACTGAAACCCTAACCCTGAATCATACTTCCACTTCTTATACCCGTACATATGCAACTTCCTCCACTTTTTCGTACAATAGGCGCAAAGAAAAACGGcataaaggaaaatcaaagaggaCGAGTGCAGAGGATAAGCGCAAGTGGGTTTATTCTACTCACGATGTTTCCCCATATCTAG ATAGAGTTGTTTTTATGTCGTATAATATACTAGGGGTAAAAAATGCAGCTAACCATGAGGATCTATACCACAATGTTGCTCCAAAGTATTTGGATTGGGACTACCGCAAGCGGCTTATTCGCAAGGAAATTAGAGAATATAATCCGGGTATAATGTGTTTCCAG GAGgttgattgttatgatgatttagaTTATCTCCTCCAGAAAGAGGGCTTCAAAGGGGTTTATCAG GCTCGTACAGGTGATGCATGTGATGGTTGTGCGATATTTTGGAACAGAGAACT ATTTGACCTTCTGCACGAGGAGAGCATAGAATTCCAGGAGTTTGATCTACGCAATAATGTTTGCCAACTTTGTGTtttcaag ATGAACGTGAAGAACTCAAGTAAGGATATGGGTGCTTCAAATTCGGA GAGTATATCATCACGAAGCTTTGTGGTTGGCAATATTCATGTACTCTTCAACCCCAACCGTGGAGACATTAAGTTGGGGCAG GTTAGACTGTTTCTTGAGAGTGCCCAAAGGCTATCACTAGAATGGGGTGATATACCAGTTGTGCTTGCTGGAGATCTTAATAGTATGCCCCAG AGTGCAATGTATCAGTTTTTGACTTCAAGTAAG TTggacatccaaatgcatgaacgGAAGCAAATTTCTGGCCAAATCTATCCATCGCAAAATAGAAGCTTCAAGTCAAG ATGGAGTGATGAGGAGCTAAGGCTTGCTACCGGGACAGGAGCTAGTCACCTGATACATCAATTACAGCTGCGCAGTGCCTATGCTGGAGTTCCT GGAAGCTCTGGAACCAGGGACAACTCTGGAGAACCCTTGGTGACATCATATCACTCCAAGTTTATGGGGACTGTTGACTATATATG GCACACAACAGATTTTGTTCCAGTAAGAGTTCTTGATACCTTACCTATTGATGTTTTAAGCAGAACAAGAGGGCTTCCTAGTAAG AAATGGGGAAGTGATCATCTTGCTCTAGTTTGCGAGCTGGCTTTTACTGATGGAGGCAGTGAGACTTGA
- the LOC107808121 gene encoding carbon catabolite repressor protein 4 homolog 5 isoform X2: protein MHLSRFTYSSDKGLSTPYAPPKFKSPGNMGRIGDGRYPPAEQPSRSSASKRSRTSQFDVGQHRSKKKQRGTIRQTETETETLTLNHTSTSYTRTYATSSTFSYNRRKEKRHKGKSKRTSAEDKRKWVYSTHDVSPYLANHEDLYHNVAPKYLDWDYRKRLIRKEIREYNPGIMCFQEVDCYDDLDYLLQKEGFKGVYQARTGDACDGCAIFWNRELFDLLHEESIEFQEFDLRNNVCQLCVFKMNVKNSSKDMGASNSESISSRSFVVGNIHVLFNPNRGDIKLGQVRLFLESAQRLSLEWGDIPVVLAGDLNSMPQSAMYQFLTSSKLDIQMHERKQISGQIYPSQNRSFKSSFIYRWSDEELRLATGTGASHLIHQLQLRSAYAGVPGSSGTRDNSGEPLVTSYHSKFMGTVDYIWHTTDFVPVRVLDTLPIDVLSRTRGLPSKKWGSDHLALVCELAFTDGGSET, encoded by the exons ATGCATCTTTCACGTTTCACATATTCGTCCGATAAAGGGTTAAGTACGCCGTACGCGCCGCCAAAATTCAAATCTCCCGGCAACATGGGCCGAATCGGCGACGGAAGATACCCACCGGCGGAGCAACCTTCTCGGTCTTCCGCTTCAAAGAGAAGTAGAACTAGTCAATTCGACGTCGGTCAACACCGTAGCAAAAAGAAGCAAAGAGGAACAATACGTCAAACTGAGACTGAAACTGAAACCCTAACCCTGAATCATACTTCCACTTCTTATACCCGTACATATGCAACTTCCTCCACTTTTTCGTACAATAGGCGCAAAGAAAAACGGcataaaggaaaatcaaagaggaCGAGTGCAGAGGATAAGCGCAAGTGGGTTTATTCTACTCACGATGTTTCCCCATATCTAG CTAACCATGAGGATCTATACCACAATGTTGCTCCAAAGTATTTGGATTGGGACTACCGCAAGCGGCTTATTCGCAAGGAAATTAGAGAATATAATCCGGGTATAATGTGTTTCCAG GAGgttgattgttatgatgatttagaTTATCTCCTCCAGAAAGAGGGCTTCAAAGGGGTTTATCAG GCTCGTACAGGTGATGCATGTGATGGTTGTGCGATATTTTGGAACAGAGAACT ATTTGACCTTCTGCACGAGGAGAGCATAGAATTCCAGGAGTTTGATCTACGCAATAATGTTTGCCAACTTTGTGTtttcaag ATGAACGTGAAGAACTCAAGTAAGGATATGGGTGCTTCAAATTCGGA GAGTATATCATCACGAAGCTTTGTGGTTGGCAATATTCATGTACTCTTCAACCCCAACCGTGGAGACATTAAGTTGGGGCAG GTTAGACTGTTTCTTGAGAGTGCCCAAAGGCTATCACTAGAATGGGGTGATATACCAGTTGTGCTTGCTGGAGATCTTAATAGTATGCCCCAG AGTGCAATGTATCAGTTTTTGACTTCAAGTAAG TTggacatccaaatgcatgaacgGAAGCAAATTTCTGGCCAAATCTATCCATCGCAAAATAGAAGCTTCAAGTCAAG CTTTATTTATAGATGGAGTGATGAGGAGCTAAGGCTTGCTACCGGGACAGGAGCTAGTCACCTGATACATCAATTACAGCTGCGCAGTGCCTATGCTGGAGTTCCT GGAAGCTCTGGAACCAGGGACAACTCTGGAGAACCCTTGGTGACATCATATCACTCCAAGTTTATGGGGACTGTTGACTATATATG GCACACAACAGATTTTGTTCCAGTAAGAGTTCTTGATACCTTACCTATTGATGTTTTAAGCAGAACAAGAGGGCTTCCTAGTAAG AAATGGGGAAGTGATCATCTTGCTCTAGTTTGCGAGCTGGCTTTTACTGATGGAGGCAGTGAGACTTGA
- the LOC107808121 gene encoding carbon catabolite repressor protein 4 homolog 5 isoform X5 has translation MHLSRFTYSSDKGLSTPYAPPKFKSPGNMGRIGDGRYPPAEQPSRSSASKRSRTSQFDVGQHRSKKKQRGTIRQTETETETLTLNHTSTSYTRTYATSSTFSYNRRKEKRHKGKSKRTSAEDKRKWVYSTHDVSPYLDRVVFMSYNILGVKNAANHEDLYHNVAPKYLDWDYRKRLIRKEIREYNPGIMCFQEVDCYDDLDYLLQKEGFKGVYQARTGDACDGCAIFWNRELFDLLHEESIEFQEFDLRNNVCQLCVFKMNVKNSSKDMGASNSESISSRSFVVGNIHVLFNPNRGDIKLGQVRLFLESAQRLSLEWGDIPVVLAGDLNSMPQSAMYQFLTSSKLDIQMHERKQISGQIYPSQNRSFKSSFIYRWSDEELRLATGTGASHLIHQLQLRSAYAGVPKWGSDHLALVCELAFTDGGSET, from the exons ATGCATCTTTCACGTTTCACATATTCGTCCGATAAAGGGTTAAGTACGCCGTACGCGCCGCCAAAATTCAAATCTCCCGGCAACATGGGCCGAATCGGCGACGGAAGATACCCACCGGCGGAGCAACCTTCTCGGTCTTCCGCTTCAAAGAGAAGTAGAACTAGTCAATTCGACGTCGGTCAACACCGTAGCAAAAAGAAGCAAAGAGGAACAATACGTCAAACTGAGACTGAAACTGAAACCCTAACCCTGAATCATACTTCCACTTCTTATACCCGTACATATGCAACTTCCTCCACTTTTTCGTACAATAGGCGCAAAGAAAAACGGcataaaggaaaatcaaagaggaCGAGTGCAGAGGATAAGCGCAAGTGGGTTTATTCTACTCACGATGTTTCCCCATATCTAG ATAGAGTTGTTTTTATGTCGTATAATATACTAGGGGTAAAAAATGCAGCTAACCATGAGGATCTATACCACAATGTTGCTCCAAAGTATTTGGATTGGGACTACCGCAAGCGGCTTATTCGCAAGGAAATTAGAGAATATAATCCGGGTATAATGTGTTTCCAG GAGgttgattgttatgatgatttagaTTATCTCCTCCAGAAAGAGGGCTTCAAAGGGGTTTATCAG GCTCGTACAGGTGATGCATGTGATGGTTGTGCGATATTTTGGAACAGAGAACT ATTTGACCTTCTGCACGAGGAGAGCATAGAATTCCAGGAGTTTGATCTACGCAATAATGTTTGCCAACTTTGTGTtttcaag ATGAACGTGAAGAACTCAAGTAAGGATATGGGTGCTTCAAATTCGGA GAGTATATCATCACGAAGCTTTGTGGTTGGCAATATTCATGTACTCTTCAACCCCAACCGTGGAGACATTAAGTTGGGGCAG GTTAGACTGTTTCTTGAGAGTGCCCAAAGGCTATCACTAGAATGGGGTGATATACCAGTTGTGCTTGCTGGAGATCTTAATAGTATGCCCCAG AGTGCAATGTATCAGTTTTTGACTTCAAGTAAG TTggacatccaaatgcatgaacgGAAGCAAATTTCTGGCCAAATCTATCCATCGCAAAATAGAAGCTTCAAGTCAAG CTTTATTTATAGATGGAGTGATGAGGAGCTAAGGCTTGCTACCGGGACAGGAGCTAGTCACCTGATACATCAATTACAGCTGCGCAGTGCCTATGCTGGAGTTCCT AAATGGGGAAGTGATCATCTTGCTCTAGTTTGCGAGCTGGCTTTTACTGATGGAGGCAGTGAGACTTGA
- the LOC107808121 gene encoding carbon catabolite repressor protein 4 homolog 5 isoform X4, giving the protein MHLSRFTYSSDKGLSTPYAPPKFKSPGNMGRIGDGRYPPAEQPSRSSASKRSRTSQFDVGQHRSKKKQRGTIRQTETETETLTLNHTSTSYTRTYATSSTFSYNRRKEKRHKGKSKRTSAEDKRKWVYSTHDVSPYLDRVVFMSYNILGVKNAANHEDLYHNVAPKYLDWDYRKRLIRKEIREYNPGIMCFQEVDCYDDLDYLLQKEGFKGVYQARTGDACDGCAIFWNRELFDLLHEESIEFQEFDLRNNVCQLCVFKMNVKNSSKDMGASNSESISSRSFVVGNIHVLFNPNRGDIKLGQVRLFLESAQRLSLEWGDIPVVLAGDLNSMPQSAMYQFLTSSKLDIQMHERKQISGQIYPSQNRSFKSSFIYRWSDEELRLATGTGASHLIHQLQLRSAYAGVPGSSGTRDNSGEPLVTSYHSKFMGTVDYI; this is encoded by the exons ATGCATCTTTCACGTTTCACATATTCGTCCGATAAAGGGTTAAGTACGCCGTACGCGCCGCCAAAATTCAAATCTCCCGGCAACATGGGCCGAATCGGCGACGGAAGATACCCACCGGCGGAGCAACCTTCTCGGTCTTCCGCTTCAAAGAGAAGTAGAACTAGTCAATTCGACGTCGGTCAACACCGTAGCAAAAAGAAGCAAAGAGGAACAATACGTCAAACTGAGACTGAAACTGAAACCCTAACCCTGAATCATACTTCCACTTCTTATACCCGTACATATGCAACTTCCTCCACTTTTTCGTACAATAGGCGCAAAGAAAAACGGcataaaggaaaatcaaagaggaCGAGTGCAGAGGATAAGCGCAAGTGGGTTTATTCTACTCACGATGTTTCCCCATATCTAG ATAGAGTTGTTTTTATGTCGTATAATATACTAGGGGTAAAAAATGCAGCTAACCATGAGGATCTATACCACAATGTTGCTCCAAAGTATTTGGATTGGGACTACCGCAAGCGGCTTATTCGCAAGGAAATTAGAGAATATAATCCGGGTATAATGTGTTTCCAG GAGgttgattgttatgatgatttagaTTATCTCCTCCAGAAAGAGGGCTTCAAAGGGGTTTATCAG GCTCGTACAGGTGATGCATGTGATGGTTGTGCGATATTTTGGAACAGAGAACT ATTTGACCTTCTGCACGAGGAGAGCATAGAATTCCAGGAGTTTGATCTACGCAATAATGTTTGCCAACTTTGTGTtttcaag ATGAACGTGAAGAACTCAAGTAAGGATATGGGTGCTTCAAATTCGGA GAGTATATCATCACGAAGCTTTGTGGTTGGCAATATTCATGTACTCTTCAACCCCAACCGTGGAGACATTAAGTTGGGGCAG GTTAGACTGTTTCTTGAGAGTGCCCAAAGGCTATCACTAGAATGGGGTGATATACCAGTTGTGCTTGCTGGAGATCTTAATAGTATGCCCCAG AGTGCAATGTATCAGTTTTTGACTTCAAGTAAG TTggacatccaaatgcatgaacgGAAGCAAATTTCTGGCCAAATCTATCCATCGCAAAATAGAAGCTTCAAGTCAAG CTTTATTTATAGATGGAGTGATGAGGAGCTAAGGCTTGCTACCGGGACAGGAGCTAGTCACCTGATACATCAATTACAGCTGCGCAGTGCCTATGCTGGAGTTCCT GGAAGCTCTGGAACCAGGGACAACTCTGGAGAACCCTTGGTGACATCATATCACTCCAAGTTTATGGGGACTGTTGACTATATATG A